CCCGTATATGTTAGTACCCTATagcaataaatcaaataaattaactagctagctaacaagttatatgtttttgttttgggttagTTTGCCAACTAAGAAATTGCTTTCTGTCTAGCAGAGTTAGACTAAACCGACTTTAAAAGTATTGTTTGAAAGGTAGTTCGCTAACCAGTTTTAATAAACTGACAAATTACCTTAGAAAGGTGGTtagtctagctagctaactacggATACCTGGCGCTAGCATCCTTGGCTAAAACtaaggttgttgtttttattatggcGCTAGCTGAACCGGTTAGCTCGATATTACTGAGTAAGCACCAAAGTAGCCAGTAATAATTTCCGTATAGTTACACAGTGCAAAAAGCAGTTATATACTAACATTTACTAAATTGGCTCGATGTGAAAACATTAAACTCGCCAGAGTATATCGTTGAATGCTAGAAGAAGAGGCTTGTTAAATTAGCTAGCGGCTAGCTAATTCTGTAATCCTTCTAAATGAGCGCTGGCTACCTTGATGACAGAATTGGTTGTGATAAAATTAAAGCATCTTACCTTCACAGGAACTCTgagtttaaatgcatttggtGATTGTAAATCTGATATTTTAGCTTTTGATCAAGTAAACTTCATGAAGCACATCATTCAAAAGAACCGCGTAcatgccatttttttgtttttcccgcGTGCGTAACGTACGGGTTGACGTAAATGTGACGTTTAACGCAACGCTGACTGCGAGGATAGCCAAAGaagaacagagaaacaaaacagttttaatCGAAGTCAGTGTAGAATGGTATCCGAAGGTTGTAACCAGATTGTATTCTTCTACTAAACCTAACGCGCATGCATTGTCATTCagttaaataatcattttgtttaTGCTATTTTTGTTACACACAGAGATGAAGTATCTCCTCTCCCCAGATATATAAAGCAAAAGCagtattacaaaaaatataccTTGCAAAAATGAACGTGACTTCTATTAAGATTAAAGTGTTTTTAGTCtgtgtggcagtgtagcattGAATTACCACCAGGTCTAAGAGTATTGAGAGGTAATGTGCCTGATTCCCAGCTGACGTATTGCTACTGTATGCTTGTCAAATGCACtaaaccagaattgcttcaataaatcaTAATTAGCACAGTACAGCCATTGGATTATAATTAAACCAACACGAATATAATCATTTGTAATTACATTGGTGATATGGCTTTAAAAACGTGGCAACCCTGCaaggaaacaaaaattaaaaaagcagaatCATCAGGGGGGAAAAGCCTTCTTAGGTGTCTCAATTCTGTGTTAATAAGGTCGCTGGGGATCGCGTCTAGTGTGTCTCGAAATGTCCAATTTCGCCTGATAATGTTAACGTTGCTTCcgattaattgttttttgttccaaTGTGACACTGTCTATATATTAATGTaactccattcatttttctgtttattaccGTTACGTATCAATTGTGAAAACTTTTGTCAGCTTGCCATCTGCGAGTTTATAAGATGCTGAATAGTGTACAGCTTGTTCCGAGGCTAGATGGTCGTATGATATATTGGCATAGGATAGCGCCATACAAGTGGAACAGGCAGCCTACATCCCAAAGATCTCCCAACACGACTTCGCATAATGTACACCCTACACGGGGGATAGGGCCAGCGAGGCGCAGATAACTGTCGGGTcgattcataaaatgtttttcttccaccGGACACGGCAGGTGTGAATGCACGTTGCATCCATGTTTTCATCGCTGGCTGAGGTTTTGAAACAGTGGCACATATTCCACTACCGTGATGTCCGTGCACTTGTTCGAAATGCAACTCGGAATCAGTTGACTGCAAATATCAGTGTAAGGGTAGGGCGTGACCCGGAAATTTCATTAAGATCCTGACAGAGTGATATTATGATCgttgtttcctttattttagcGGTTACCTGCCGTACATTAGTTTCTCGAGGAAATACAATTTGCCGTGCCCGAAGCCCCGAGTTCACCTGTGTTGCCTTTTAATTTTAAGGACGTATATTTTCACAGAATACATATTGGGGGGAAATGTTGTagtgttcattaaaataataacagaaattgtttattttgtttactttcGATTAACTAATAATCACGTTCACAAATGTGTAGCCAAATACTTTGGGAAATACTTACGATACCGCTCGATAGTAGCAAACCGTTTGACCGCACGATACAACAAGCATTAAGGAATATGTGAAACCACCTtaagaaacattattttgtttgtcaCGTGGTATGATTCATGGAAAGTTCCTGGAAATCGGCCTTTCGTATGTATCAACTGTTTGTTCTGGACGGAGCCAAGTCGTTTCAAAACGCATATACACGAGCGAGCCAATTGGAACAGACTGTACCTGCATCGTGTAAAAAGACTCTGGCATTGTCGCTGCTTTCTAAAGATACATACAGCCTGCAGTTAACATTTTATTGTAACATTTAGGACGGTACATATCATCGTGGATATTTGGCTTCCTGTATATTTGGCTCAGTGAAATCCTGGAAATCGATCTCTAAATATATGGGGGTTAGCTTAAAGGAGCAGGACTTTGTAAGCtaattagcttgctagctatccTAGACATGTCGTTTTACAAGTTTATAGGTGGCATGTAACTTGTATAGCTGTATCAACACACGCGTTCTACCCTATATTGTTATAATAGTTAATTTGGCTACTTCTATAACTAACGAGCGCTTGGCTACACCGTCCAAGAAGGTGGCAATGCGGTTGTCATGTTCGTGTTCTATACTAAGCTTTAACTACGGGCAATGGCTGTTTGATTCGATTGCGTTCATTTCCGATCCCAGCATGGTTCGAAGTCAGCGCCTATAATCTGACGTTAATatgaattatttcagttattttaaatagattttttaatattacacTAAGTTCTCTCAGGTAAGTAACCTTAACCTGTTGCCACTCATTTATAAGCTTGTGTTCACCgtgaagttcttttttttattttttataaatgtttgtcAACTTGTTATCCGTTTATAAATGGCTGACAATGTGTAGCCCAGAGGTgcccaatcttatccgaaaaggtaACTTATggtatgggtgcaggtttttgttttagcccaacactaAGACCACGGGTGTTAAATAATTGAATCGAGTGTTTCGATAGTACTGGGCTAAAGCAagaacctgcacccacaccggcccccTTCGAATAAGATTGGACAGCTCTAGTGTAGCCCAATAAAAGGTTTGGATTTCGCAGATGTCAGCTAGCTAAATAGAGCTACCCTTTTcgttattgaattgaattacaCGATTTTAATTGATCTTATCTGTATTTTATAGCGCAACTGGTGAACTTTCAGTTGGCTATCAATGGCTAGTTGAGTAAAATCAACAAGATGATCATAGTCTGATAATAGTAGCCTACTTTCCTGCGCTGCAAAAGTTTCAGCTTCGTTCAATGCGCCGTTTCGACTGTTTTCACGTAGACTATACCGACCTGCGTTGTGTATATAGCTAACAACTCGTTCGTAATTCTTGTTCTGTGATGCTATAGTGTCAAGGTTTAATGGCTACAGTAGTCTGTTGGTGACAGCTACTGCCGTAACCGAATAAATGCATTCGAACGTTAGTTTACGGATAGCTTTACAGGTTCATGAAGTCAACGCTGAACATTAAAATTAAGCATTGCTTTGTTTCAGGTGGAAAAGCGCTCACGCGTTCTTCGGTAAAATTGTGGTGAACATACAAATTCTTTAATTGCTACTGGAGTTGTGCTGTTTTTGCGCACGCCTCGACAAAAACCGCACCCCTCTTTGAATGTATACCTGCCTGCTCCTGGGACTTCTCAAATGACCTGCCATTCCTCCGACTCCGCTGAAACGATCGAGAACGAGAGGGGATCAGAGACCGAATCTGGAGTGGTAGATTCCGATCATAACAGAATCGCTGCCGCGGTGAGGGATCTGAAAAAGACAGGTACGGCTCAAAAGAAGGCCTCTTTTAGGGGGATGTGATTGACCAGTGTGTGCCCTCGAGGTCACCACCGCCCGAGAAAACGGATGTTTGTGAAGTTACGTCGCTTCGCTTGATATCCTGCGTCAGTCGCATGTTTCATATCCTGGGCTATATAAAATAGAGGAATTATGCACTCTTGTCCGGTTCTTTGGACTGCAGTTCATCATATCTACATTGTAAGCATTCCCTGTCCATTTCAAATTTACTTAAGCTACTGTCAATGTAAGACGGCAACATACTTTCTTAGACTCACTTTGAGCAGGGTAATTGTATTTAGGCTACCCATGGGCATTTACATGGCATGCAGATCATATTGGTAAAGattgttttttggaaaataactGAATGGAAATGTGACGCTAGAGCAGGGTACCTGGGCAATTTTTGAGCATCCCTTTGCTGGTCCATTTTTTGAACCAGTATTGCAATCGTACCAGATTCACTTCCAAATTGTCCAAGATTACTGGGgaggttgaaattaaaatgaaatgaaatgcgtGTGgtgagaacaccccaaaaaccagcagaccagccgtccaggacaggagtttgacacctgtgacTTAAAGGCTGCCCAACgcttttcctggagatctaccatcctataggtgttcatttcatttgtcctaatttggcacacctgattctgctaattagcaagTTAAGATCTCTATCTGTTGCATGATGTGTACTTTGCTATGGTTGGATTGAAACCCTACATGACAGtggatctgcaggaacagggtttggcagccctACTCCATCCTCTGATTGAGAAATAGATTTTTAGGAGAATTGTgatgggttttttctttttcttttttttttcctcttccatttatttttatttttgtggtttgttCTAGAAAGTTACctgtaactgtgtttttctTCTAAGCGAAGTATGAACCAACTCTGAAGAGTACAGGTGAGCCATGGATGGAGCTGTAGAGCTAAGACCTTCAAGTGCACTGTGCTTGCTGACAATGGCAGAGATGAGAATGAAAGGGCACACTTTTTAGGCTAAGATGCTAGTAGAGATTCTCGCGGTGCCAGCTCACTCAACTGAGGTCCGTTTGCGTGTCTCTGATTGGGCAGGTTGGTACTGGGGCCGCCTGACGGCCAATGAAGCCAAGCGGATCCTCCAGAACACGCCCGAGGGCACGTTCCTGTTGCGGGACAGCTCCCAACGGGACTACCTCTTCACCATCTCGGCCGTCACCTCCGCGGGCCCCACCAACCTGCGCATCGAGTACCGAGACGGCCAGTTCAAGCTGGACTCGGTGCTGCTGATGAACCCGCAGCTGAAGCGTTTCGACAGCGTGGTGCACCTGGTGGAACACTACGTCCTCCTGTCCCGGACCTTGGGCAggggcgccgccgccgccgccaagccctccccgtccccgtccccggccccgcccccctcctcgtccccggccccgcccaacGGCGCCGTGCGGCTGCTCATGACCACGCCCGTCTACGCGGCCGTGCCCTCCCTGCAGCACCTCTGCCGCGTGTCCATCAACAGGGCCAGCGCGCGGGTGCGAGACCTGCCCCTGCCCGGCAGGCTCCGGGACTACCTGACGGATTACGCGTACCACGTGTGACGGGTGCGTGAAGGTCGCGAGGCGcggtcctccccccccccagacccaaGGGACCGTAGTTGCATGACAGACTGCCTCCCCCGTTgggtatgcctgtgtgtgcactgtgttccACACAAGAtgagtgggggggaaaaagccctgtcatttttcctgttttatttccattttaaatggtaattCTATTCGGGTCAATGTTTTTCCAGGCAGGTTTGAAAGTGGATTTATGAAATTAACCATGAGCAATATTCAGAGCCCCTCTTCCCCCTGGCTGATCTTGCTTGACAGACTTTATTGAAAGAATCCAGTAGTAGAAAAGGTGTGGCGTAGCAGTAAACTCCTGTCCAGCACTGTTCTGATAAAAGGTCATGActtttgcaccccccccccgccccacacacacacactctttgtCCCCTGCTACTGTCAAGCACAACAGATCTGGCATttattgtgaattattttaGCTTTTGGTAAATATTGGGCCTTATGGTGTTAGCACTGATTCACAGAGCATAGGGAGTAACTTGGCTGGTTGATTATCTtgcccattttttaaaaccgtTATATCCAATGCAATACTCTGAATGCTATACACATGTATAGACAtgaaattctacacactgcagctctgttttAGATGAGCTACATTTGAGTTCTTGCTCTGATCCTCTCTAAATGACCAAATTCTATGCTGTGCATAAAATATCCACCGGGTGGCACCATAGCCTTAATTTACGGGTCATTGCATAATATTTGGCTTTCTAAAAAGACATGAATTAATggttaagtttaaaaaatatatatctctGTGGatgttgtatgtatttattcaaagatctttgggtctttttttaaaaaagaatgttttttttttataagccaaattataattattactcCCACTTCTCTGAAAGTAATTCCATCCATGTTGTAGCATtgaggattttttaaatgtttgctgtCTCTAGACTGTTTTGCTTCACATGGCTAACTGTCATGCCAGGGCAGGTGCAAATGACTGCAGCACAGTTATGCCAGTTATCCTGAAGATGGATGCAGCCTGTGATCCCaccaactgccaaaaaaaaaaaataataataatgggtgAGAAATGTCAAATGTTATAACTGGTATCATATTTCTctctggggggttttttttttgttgtttttttttccccctggtgaTTGGTGTTTAATTGTTAGTTTCATCTCTTGACAGATATGGATCCTTGATATGAAAATCACTTGACTGGATCCCTTTTTTAATTGACAGAAACTTTATTCGGTGCAGCAGGCAAACGAATAAGTTACATTATTATAGCATAAAGGCAGAATACACTGCAAACAATATTACCTGTGTTTTTCTCAATGTATCTGGCAGTAAAATATTAACTGGTATAATATATATTCAGTCTATGAAATTAGCTGACATATACCCCATACCTATACATCATTGaatttggcattttaaaaatttgtcaCAAAATCCTTATGCAAATTAAGTTCTTTACTCCCAACTTCAAACACAGAATTCCCACAACCCTACAGCAATGTTCCTTAAGTTCTTCTGGGCAATTGGTTCCTTATCGTCTTCTGTTTAACTTCTGCTTCTCCTTAATTTTCCTACTTACTGCATAATCTATAATGATCCAGCCCATCAcaccatttaaataattacatgaaaatataaaaccaaaaaTTTTCCTAAAAGatacaaataaaaacttttcGCTGCCATATTTGTTCTATGTGGTATAGATGACCAAAAGTgccttaattaaaaataatatgtgaCTATgatatgtgaaaatgaatatatgCAAGAAAGCTCTAAATTAATATACACAAAAATTGATAGATAAAATCTGACATAAATGggcatttctgcatttatttgccTATTTCCCCATATTCCTTTATCATtaatatatgcatacatttccgtatttatttcttgattaattcatttctgCACAGTGTCGTCATTACCACAGAGATGAGAGCCATCCATCACAAAGCAAAGGTCTGGGTCACAGGCAGTGGCAAGGCCAATGCGTGGTTTAATACAGGGTGTGgcatttccatggcaactgaCCTGGTCGAATTTCTtttctgatgtcacaatccAGTGGCTCTGTCTGTGTTCGTTCTGTTGTTCACACGGCAATGGTAAATCCACGCAGCACCTGACACCAGCGCATATGATAGTTAGCACAGCAGATTCAaactaaaaataacaaatagacccacaaatacaagcacacacacacacacgcaatttTTCCAACACTTTGCGAAGGCAGAATAACAGCAACTGTAATAAGATAAATTGTATGTGTCGTTGACATGGCTAGTTAAAAAGATATAACGATTGCATATGTTAAATGTAAGACCCAACCTCATAGGCTCATACAGTAAGTCTGTCATTTGACTTTTAACACTGCGGTCCTTCTGTTTTCCAGGCAAAAGTGGGAAAATCAAATCCTCTGTGAAAATGGTTCATCCATCTTTTGTTTTCTAGAGAGTGCATCACTGCCGCATATTCACAATACTCACCAGCAAAAATCAAAATGATGCTACAGATGATCAATGCAATCAAGAACGACCTCTTATGTGGCCCTTTTACTTCAAATGGATGATTTCCCAAATATATCTGAAACAGACATAACAGATACAAATGTACCTTAAAGTGTTCTAAACATTTCATTGCTAAATCAATGGCAATTTACTGTGAGTGaaagatttaaaagaaaaatattaaaatatgtgacAAGGGTCAAAGTTTCTGTAAAAACaattcctgcaaaaaaaaacaaaaaactatgaCTTACCTTCACCGACTCAATCTTGGCATCAC
The nucleotide sequence above comes from Anguilla rostrata isolate EN2019 chromosome 7, ASM1855537v3, whole genome shotgun sequence. Encoded proteins:
- the LOC135258869 gene encoding suppressor of cytokine signaling 2-like codes for the protein MTCHSSDSAETIENERGSETESGVVDSDHNRIAAAVRDLKKTGWYWGRLTANEAKRILQNTPEGTFLLRDSSQRDYLFTISAVTSAGPTNLRIEYRDGQFKLDSVLLMNPQLKRFDSVVHLVEHYVLLSRTLGRGAAAAAKPSPSPSPAPPPSSSPAPPNGAVRLLMTTPVYAAVPSLQHLCRVSINRASARVRDLPLPGRLRDYLTDYAYHV